In Vibrio sp. STUT-A11, a genomic segment contains:
- a CDS encoding ChrR family anti-sigma-E factor, giving the protein MNKHPDNKLLEAYASGSIDAVSGLVVATHLETCSKCRDFVNRVEAEQANVVSDLPCGYIPEFDEMFNNIVTAPSMTDSVIIRDSAKVSVAGKSFELPKTLSRFSDLVGSWRSYGGKVYSAQIDFGEDARVNLMYISENVQIPQHTHKGIESTLILHGGFSDEDGEYEEGDLMIRDGSVKHSPYTKVGEDCLCLTVLTEPMIFTQGVARIFNMFGKGLYP; this is encoded by the coding sequence ATGAACAAACATCCAGATAACAAATTGTTAGAAGCGTACGCTTCTGGCAGCATTGATGCGGTTTCTGGTCTTGTCGTCGCGACGCACTTAGAAACATGCTCCAAATGCCGGGACTTTGTCAATCGGGTAGAAGCAGAGCAAGCAAATGTCGTCAGTGATCTCCCTTGTGGTTATATTCCTGAGTTTGATGAAATGTTCAATAACATCGTAACAGCCCCTTCAATGACAGATAGTGTCATTATCAGAGACTCAGCAAAAGTGTCAGTGGCGGGTAAAAGCTTTGAACTACCGAAAACCTTGAGCCGCTTTTCCGATCTGGTTGGCTCATGGAGAAGTTACGGTGGCAAAGTATACAGTGCTCAGATAGATTTTGGTGAAGATGCCAGAGTAAATCTAATGTACATCAGTGAAAATGTGCAAATTCCTCAGCATACGCACAAAGGCATAGAGTCAACCTTAATACTTCATGGCGGCTTTAGTGATGAAGATGGTGAATATGAGGAAGGCGATTTAATGATACGTGATGGCTCTGTTAAGCACAGTCCGTACACAAAAGTAGGGGAAGACTGCTTGTGTCTTACCGTGCTCACTGAACCGATGATATTTACTCAAGGTGTGGCAAGGATCTTCAATATGTTCGGTAAGGGCCTTTACCCCTAA
- a CDS encoding MFS transporter, whose translation MSSLPSITWLETVKSYLDKRLLWVFMLGCSSGFPWVLIGSNMSGWLKDAGLTLSAIGYFGSVFAVYAINFLWAPLVDRLKLPLLYRLLGQRRSWIFFCQSIVLVATILIADVNPAQNLAFASLLALCIATASATQDIAIDAFRIDTFPKSEASKLPQASAMAVIGWWTGYSLPGYLAFINADSIGWNGVYYGMALIVVILMVFTLLVGEPKTQRDQLQSEAEQRHKEVVGSRLVAWITVTVIEPFLDFFNRNGVRVAITLLLFVFLFKIGEAFLGRMSIAFYKDIGFSNEQIGYYSKLIGWGATIFFTLVGSMFNVRFGLVRGLMIGGIAMSASNLMFAWIASVGPNEHLYLATIIVDNFTTAFSTVAFVSFLTLLTGQAFSATQYALLASLGNFGRTTLASFSGELVDYLNDWSTFFILTAVMVIPSLIMLYSLRHYFDDLLEKARHKH comes from the coding sequence ATGTCTTCATTGCCTTCCATCACTTGGTTGGAAACGGTAAAAAGTTACCTCGATAAACGTTTGTTATGGGTCTTTATGCTGGGATGCTCAAGCGGTTTCCCGTGGGTATTGATCGGCTCTAATATGTCTGGGTGGCTTAAAGATGCAGGCTTAACTCTGTCTGCGATTGGTTATTTTGGTAGCGTCTTTGCGGTATATGCGATTAACTTTCTCTGGGCGCCTCTTGTCGACCGACTAAAGCTACCACTGTTGTACCGTTTGCTTGGGCAGCGACGCAGTTGGATTTTCTTTTGCCAAAGTATCGTGCTTGTCGCCACTATTCTAATTGCAGATGTAAATCCTGCACAAAATCTGGCTTTTGCCTCACTTTTGGCCCTGTGTATTGCGACAGCATCGGCAACACAAGATATCGCCATCGACGCTTTTCGTATTGATACCTTTCCAAAATCAGAAGCTTCTAAACTGCCTCAGGCATCGGCGATGGCAGTGATTGGATGGTGGACTGGCTACTCCTTACCGGGCTATTTAGCGTTTATTAATGCCGATAGTATCGGCTGGAATGGCGTTTACTACGGTATGGCACTTATCGTAGTTATTTTAATGGTGTTTACGCTATTAGTCGGTGAGCCAAAAACACAACGTGATCAGCTACAGTCTGAAGCCGAACAACGTCACAAAGAGGTGGTAGGGTCAAGGTTAGTCGCTTGGATTACGGTGACCGTTATCGAACCGTTTCTTGATTTCTTCAACCGAAATGGGGTGCGCGTCGCGATAACCTTATTGTTATTCGTGTTCTTGTTCAAAATTGGCGAAGCCTTCTTAGGCCGGATGTCGATTGCGTTCTACAAAGATATCGGCTTTAGTAACGAACAAATTGGCTACTACTCCAAGTTAATCGGTTGGGGTGCGACGATATTCTTTACCTTAGTAGGCAGTATGTTCAATGTAAGATTTGGCCTGGTTCGTGGCCTGATGATTGGGGGTATCGCCATGTCAGCAAGCAACCTGATGTTTGCATGGATTGCTTCCGTGGGCCCCAATGAGCACCTATATTTAGCCACTATTATTGTCGATAACTTTACCACTGCGTTCTCTACCGTGGCGTTTGTCTCGTTCTTAACCTTACTGACCGGGCAAGCATTTTCAGCGACACAATATGCTTTACTGGCGTCTCTGGGTAACTTTGGACGAACCACACTGGCCTCATTCAGTGGCGAGTTAGTAGATTACCTTAATGACTGGAGTACATTCTTCATCCTGACAGCGGTTATGGTGATACCAAGCTTGATCATGCTGTATTCCTTACGTCACTACTTTGATGACCTGTTGGAAAAAGCGCGCCACAAACACTAA
- a CDS encoding peptidylprolyl isomerase, whose translation MIRKAILSLALLSCSVWAGPKVSFETTLGSFTVELNEDKAPISVANFLKYVEDGSYEGTIFHRVIPGFMAQGGGFNQQMQKVNTYEPIKNEGNNGLKNDQATIAMARTNAPDSATRQFYINLVDNDFLNYAARPPGYAVFGQVTEGFEVIQNMAKQPTSSSGRMRDVPETQIVINKATLLK comes from the coding sequence ATGATACGCAAAGCTATTCTTTCTCTGGCACTACTCAGTTGTAGCGTTTGGGCCGGTCCTAAAGTCTCATTTGAAACAACATTAGGCTCATTTACGGTTGAGTTAAATGAAGATAAAGCGCCGATATCGGTGGCTAACTTCCTTAAATATGTCGAAGATGGCAGCTACGAAGGCACTATTTTCCATCGCGTAATACCGGGTTTTATGGCACAAGGCGGCGGTTTCAACCAACAAATGCAAAAGGTTAATACCTACGAGCCTATCAAAAATGAAGGTAATAACGGCTTAAAGAACGACCAGGCGACCATCGCGATGGCTCGAACCAATGCTCCTGACTCTGCGACTCGCCAATTCTACATTAACTTGGTGGATAACGATTTTCTCAACTACGCGGCTCGACCACCGGGTTATGCGGTCTTTGGGCAGGTGACCGAAGGCTTCGAAGTCATCCAGAACATGGCAAAACAGCCAACCTCTTCATCGGGCCGAATGCGTGACGTACCAGAAACTCAAATCGTCATTAATAAAGCAACATTACTCAAATAG
- a CDS encoding YajG family lipoprotein, whose product MKKLLLAASVAFLAACSAPQQVQLNLMPESTLSTNPIVQGKTYSLTSKDVRAAQYVALVDNGRSNILPLHAKQNLRITLEQALEQQFSSQGFHSDLNSNNAVELKVQEALVNVKHSVMEKEMSAKVVLEITAENPQGRLVKTYTGSAKRSGTFSASDSDIEQTLNDVIDLTLKEIANDPELRNYMQERF is encoded by the coding sequence ATGAAAAAATTGCTACTCGCGGCTTCAGTTGCGTTTTTGGCTGCCTGTTCAGCCCCTCAACAGGTACAACTAAACCTGATGCCTGAAAGCACACTCAGCACCAATCCTATTGTACAAGGCAAAACCTATAGCTTGACCAGTAAAGATGTACGTGCTGCTCAATACGTTGCATTGGTAGACAATGGTCGCTCAAATATTCTTCCTCTCCACGCGAAGCAGAACTTACGCATCACTCTGGAACAAGCTTTAGAGCAACAGTTCTCATCTCAAGGGTTTCATTCAGACCTCAACAGTAACAATGCGGTTGAGCTTAAAGTTCAAGAAGCCCTCGTCAACGTGAAGCATTCGGTCATGGAAAAGGAAATGAGTGCTAAAGTTGTGTTAGAAATTACCGCAGAAAACCCACAAGGCCGACTAGTAAAAACGTACACAGGTAGTGCAAAGCGATCCGGTACGTTCAGCGCTTCAGACTCTGATATCGAACAAACATTAAATGATGTTATTGACCTGACTCTGAAAGAAATCGCCAACGACCCTGAACTTCGCAATTATATGCAGGAGCGATTCTAA
- a CDS encoding methyltransferase, whose amino-acid sequence MKTELNLHGRSLTLHRYPLRSNETLQAWDAGDEYLINHVEELALADKQHIVIINDSFGALACWFSEKHYVTSMSDSFISHKGAQQNLEDNQCKGVTFLNTMDEIPADADLVLLQLPKSNRHLTWILSQLRKGLPESCPVIAVNKVKEIHTSTLKLFEKHLGATKTSLAWKKHRLVFSQANAQPIVDVDPITVWNVDGETIQLKNMPNVYSGESLDLGARFMLQHLPQDASITHIIDLGCGNGVLSVKAGQLNRNARLTCVDESFMALESARQNLLDNLGEGRDIQCIANNCLDGFEHDSCSLIMCNPPFHQQQAITDHIAWQMFCDSKQVLNKGGQLLVIGNRHLGYDAKLKRLFGANNVKLVASNNKFVILQATKNPAKLNAK is encoded by the coding sequence ATGAAAACCGAATTGAACCTCCATGGCAGAAGCCTAACGCTTCATCGCTACCCTTTGCGCTCCAACGAAACACTGCAAGCTTGGGACGCAGGTGATGAGTATCTGATTAATCATGTGGAAGAGCTGGCACTAGCCGATAAGCAACACATTGTGATTATCAACGACAGCTTTGGCGCGTTGGCTTGCTGGTTTTCAGAAAAACATTATGTGACGTCAATGAGTGACTCCTTTATTTCACATAAAGGCGCTCAGCAGAATCTTGAAGACAATCAATGTAAAGGAGTGACGTTTCTTAACACGATGGACGAAATACCAGCAGATGCTGACTTGGTTCTGCTGCAACTTCCCAAAAGCAATCGTCACCTGACTTGGATACTCAGTCAGCTAAGAAAAGGGCTCCCTGAATCATGCCCTGTTATTGCCGTCAATAAAGTCAAAGAGATTCATACTTCGACGCTCAAACTTTTCGAAAAGCATTTAGGCGCAACGAAAACTTCTCTCGCCTGGAAAAAGCACCGTCTGGTTTTCTCCCAAGCTAATGCACAACCCATTGTCGACGTTGATCCTATTACTGTATGGAATGTAGATGGTGAGACTATTCAGCTCAAAAACATGCCAAATGTATATTCAGGCGAAAGTTTAGACTTAGGTGCCCGATTTATGCTGCAGCATCTTCCTCAAGATGCTTCTATCACTCATATTATCGATCTAGGTTGTGGTAACGGCGTACTCTCCGTGAAAGCAGGTCAGCTAAACCGGAATGCTCGCCTGACTTGTGTCGATGAAAGCTTTATGGCGCTGGAGTCAGCCAGGCAGAACCTGTTGGATAACCTAGGCGAAGGGCGTGATATCCAATGCATCGCGAACAACTGCTTAGATGGCTTTGAACACGATAGTTGCTCTTTAATTATGTGTAACCCGCCATTTCATCAACAGCAAGCCATCACTGATCACATCGCATGGCAGATGTTCTGCGATTCAAAACAAGTATTGAACAAAGGTGGACAGTTACTTGTCATAGGTAATCGACACCTCGGCTACGATGCGAAGCTCAAACGTCTATTTGGTGCCAACAATGTGAAACTTGTCGCGTCTAACAATAAGTTCGTGATTTTACAGGCAACAAAAAATCCTGCTAAATTGAACGCAAAATAA
- the bolA gene encoding transcriptional regulator BolA translates to MIQEVIEKKLHSELQPSYLKVINESYMHNVPPGSESHFKVIVVSDSFAGHRLIGRHRQVHQILADELDNHIHALAIHTYTDEEWKSEQNGAPDSPMCVGSGR, encoded by the coding sequence ATGATCCAAGAAGTCATAGAGAAAAAGCTGCATAGTGAGTTGCAACCCAGCTACTTAAAGGTGATCAATGAAAGCTACATGCACAATGTGCCGCCGGGCTCAGAAAGCCACTTTAAAGTCATTGTTGTTAGCGACTCGTTTGCTGGTCATAGACTGATTGGCAGACACAGACAGGTTCATCAAATTCTTGCGGATGAGTTAGATAATCACATTCACGCCTTAGCGATTCATACTTACACCGATGAAGAGTGGAAGAGTGAGCAAAACGGCGCGCCTGACAGCCCTATGTGTGTCGGTAGTGGTCGTTAA
- a CDS encoding Na(+)-translocating NADH-quinone reductase subunit A yields MITIKKGLDLPIAGTPSQVINDGKTIKKVALLGEEYVGMRPTMHVRVGDEVKKAQVLFEDKKNPGVKFTAPAAGKVIEVNRGAKRVLQSVVIEVAGEEQVIFDKFEAAQLSGLDREVIKTQLVESGLWTALRTRPFSKVPAIESSTKAIFVTAMDTNPLAANPELIINEQQEAFVAGLDILSALTEGKVYVCKSGTSLPRSSQSNIEEHVFDGPHPAGLAGTHMHFLYPVNAENVAWSINYQDVIAFGKLFLTGELYTDRVISLAGPVVNNPRLVRTTLGASLDDVTDNELMPGEVRVISGSVLTGTHATGPHAYLGRYNVQVSVLREGYEKELFGWAMPGKNKFSVTRSFLGHLFKGQLFNMTTTTNGSDRSMVPIGNYERVLPLDMEPTLLLRDLCAGDTDSAAALGALELDEEDVALCTFVCPGKYEYGQLLRECLDKIEKEG; encoded by the coding sequence ATGATTACAATAAAGAAGGGCTTGGATCTTCCTATCGCAGGAACTCCATCCCAGGTGATTAATGATGGTAAGACCATCAAAAAAGTCGCCTTGCTTGGCGAAGAGTACGTTGGCATGCGTCCAACCATGCATGTCCGCGTTGGTGATGAAGTGAAAAAAGCGCAAGTTCTTTTTGAAGACAAGAAGAACCCTGGCGTGAAATTCACTGCACCAGCAGCCGGTAAAGTGATCGAAGTTAACCGTGGCGCTAAACGTGTCCTTCAATCTGTAGTGATTGAAGTGGCAGGTGAAGAGCAGGTGATATTCGATAAGTTCGAAGCCGCTCAACTTTCAGGTCTGGATCGTGAAGTGATCAAGACTCAACTGGTTGAATCTGGCCTATGGACCGCTTTACGTACTCGTCCGTTTAGCAAGGTTCCAGCAATCGAGTCTTCAACTAAAGCGATTTTCGTAACTGCAATGGATACTAATCCACTCGCAGCTAATCCTGAGTTGATAATTAACGAGCAACAAGAAGCATTCGTTGCTGGTCTAGACATTCTTTCAGCCCTGACAGAAGGCAAGGTTTACGTATGTAAATCTGGCACCAGCTTGCCACGCTCTTCCCAGTCAAACATTGAAGAACACGTCTTCGATGGCCCTCACCCAGCAGGTCTTGCTGGCACCCACATGCATTTCCTATACCCAGTAAATGCTGAAAACGTGGCGTGGAGCATCAACTACCAAGACGTTATTGCGTTCGGTAAGTTGTTCCTCACAGGTGAACTTTACACTGACCGTGTTATTTCTCTGGCTGGTCCAGTAGTAAATAACCCTCGTTTAGTTCGTACGACACTAGGTGCTAGCCTAGACGACGTGACAGACAACGAGTTAATGCCAGGTGAAGTTCGTGTGATTTCTGGTTCTGTACTAACTGGTACTCATGCAACTGGTCCTCACGCATACCTAGGTCGTTACAACGTTCAAGTGTCTGTTCTACGTGAAGGTTATGAAAAAGAGCTTTTCGGCTGGGCGATGCCTGGTAAGAACAAGTTCTCAGTAACTCGCTCATTCCTTGGTCACCTATTCAAAGGTCAGTTGTTCAATATGACAACCACGACCAATGGTAGTGATCGTTCAATGGTTCCAATTGGCAACTACGAGCGCGTATTGCCGCTAGATATGGAACCTACTCTGCTACTTCGTGATCTATGTGCAGGCGATACCGACAGTGCAGCAGCACTTGGCGCGCTAGAGCTAGACGAAGAAGACGTAGCATTGTGTACCTTTGTTTGTCCTGGTAAGTACGAGTACGGTCAGCTACTTCGTGAATGCCTAGATAAGATCGAGAAGGAAGGGTAA
- a CDS encoding NADH:ubiquinone reductase (Na(+)-transporting) subunit B, whose product MSLKKFIEDIEHHFEPGGKHEKWFALYEAAATLFYTPGLVTKRSSHVRDSVDLKRIMIMVWFAVFPAMFWGMYNAGGQAIAALTHMHAGDQLATVVAGNWHYWLTEMFGGTISADAGVGSKMLLGATYFLPIYATVFIVGGFWEVLFCMVRKHEVNEGFFVTSILFALIVPPTLPLWQAALGITFGVVVAKEIFGGTGRNFLNPALAGRAFLFFAYPAQISGDVVWTAADGFSGATALSQWAQGGNGALVNTVSGAPITWMDAFIGNIPGSIGEVSTLALMIGAAMIVYMRIASWRIIAGVMIGMIATATLFNVIGSDTNPMFNMPWHWHLVLGGFAFGMFFMATDPVSASFTNKGKWWYGALIGVMCVLIRVVNPAYPEGMMLAILFANLFAPLFDHLVIEKNIKRRQARYGK is encoded by the coding sequence ATGTCTCTTAAAAAATTTATTGAAGACATCGAGCATCACTTTGAGCCTGGTGGTAAACATGAGAAGTGGTTTGCCCTTTATGAAGCAGCAGCAACGCTGTTTTATACTCCGGGTCTTGTAACAAAGAGAAGCTCACACGTTCGTGATAGCGTTGACCTAAAACGTATCATGATCATGGTTTGGTTCGCTGTATTCCCAGCAATGTTCTGGGGTATGTACAACGCGGGTGGCCAAGCTATCGCAGCACTGACTCACATGCACGCTGGTGATCAACTAGCGACAGTAGTAGCAGGCAACTGGCATTACTGGCTAACCGAAATGTTTGGCGGAACCATATCCGCTGATGCAGGGGTTGGCAGTAAGATGCTACTTGGTGCGACTTACTTCCTACCTATCTACGCAACAGTGTTTATTGTTGGTGGTTTCTGGGAAGTTCTGTTCTGTATGGTGCGTAAGCACGAAGTTAACGAAGGTTTCTTTGTAACTTCTATCCTGTTCGCACTTATCGTTCCGCCAACACTTCCTCTATGGCAAGCAGCGCTAGGTATTACCTTCGGTGTAGTTGTAGCGAAAGAGATCTTCGGTGGTACAGGTCGTAACTTCCTAAACCCTGCACTAGCAGGCCGTGCATTCCTATTCTTCGCTTACCCAGCGCAAATCTCGGGTGACGTAGTGTGGACAGCAGCTGACGGTTTCTCTGGTGCGACTGCGCTTAGCCAATGGGCTCAAGGTGGTAACGGTGCTCTAGTAAACACAGTTTCTGGTGCTCCTATCACTTGGATGGACGCTTTCATCGGTAACATCCCTGGTTCAATTGGTGAAGTATCGACGCTTGCTCTGATGATCGGTGCAGCGATGATCGTGTACATGCGAATCGCTTCATGGCGCATTATTGCGGGTGTAATGATCGGTATGATCGCGACAGCAACGCTGTTCAACGTTATCGGTTCTGATACTAACCCTATGTTCAACATGCCATGGCACTGGCACCTAGTTCTGGGTGGTTTTGCATTCGGTATGTTCTTTATGGCGACAGACCCTGTATCAGCTTCATTTACCAACAAAGGTAAATGGTGGTACGGCGCTCTAATCGGTGTAATGTGTGTTCTTATCCGTGTAGTTAACCCAGCGTACCCAGAAGGTATGATGCTGGCGATTCTATTCGCGAACCTGTTTGCACCTCTGTTCGACCACTTAGTTATTGAGAAGAACATCAAGCGGAGACAAGCACGCTATGGCAAGTAA
- a CDS encoding Na(+)-translocating NADH-quinone reductase subunit C has translation MASNNDSIKKTLGVVVGLSLVCSIIVSTAAVGLRDKQKANAVLDKQSKIVEVAGIDAAGKKVPELFAQYIEPRLVDFNTGDFVEGNAATYDQRKAAKDPAESIKLPAEDDKAKILRRANTGVVYLVKDGDAVSKVIIPVHGNGLWSMMYAFVAVETDGNTVSGITYYEQGETPGLGGEVENPSWRAQFVGKKLFDENHKPAIKVVKGGAPAGSEHGVDGLSGATLTSNGVQHTFDFWLGDMGFGPFLAKVRDGGLN, from the coding sequence ATGGCAAGTAATAACGACAGCATTAAAAAGACGCTGGGTGTTGTTGTCGGGTTGAGCCTTGTTTGTTCAATCATCGTATCAACAGCAGCCGTAGGTCTACGCGATAAGCAAAAAGCTAACGCTGTACTAGATAAGCAATCTAAGATCGTTGAAGTTGCGGGCATTGATGCTGCAGGTAAGAAAGTGCCTGAGCTATTTGCACAATACATTGAACCACGTCTGGTTGACTTTAATACTGGTGACTTTGTAGAAGGTAACGCTGCAACTTACGATCAGCGTAAAGCCGCAAAAGATCCTGCTGAGTCTATCAAGCTTCCAGCTGAAGATGACAAAGCGAAGATCCTTCGTCGTGCTAATACAGGTGTTGTATACCTAGTTAAAGACGGCGACGCAGTATCTAAAGTTATCATACCGGTTCACGGTAATGGTCTTTGGTCTATGATGTACGCATTTGTTGCTGTTGAAACTGATGGCAACACAGTATCGGGTATCACTTACTACGAGCAGGGTGAAACTCCTGGACTTGGTGGTGAAGTTGAGAACCCAAGCTGGCGCGCACAATTCGTAGGCAAGAAACTGTTTGACGAAAACCACAAACCAGCTATCAAGGTTGTTAAAGGTGGTGCGCCAGCAGGTTCTGAGCACGGTGTTGACGGCCTGTCAGGTGCGACACTAACTAGTAACGGTGTTCAACACACATTTGACTTCTGGTTAGGTGACATGGGCTTTGGTCCATTCCTAGCAAAAGTTCGTGACGGAGGTCTGAACTAA
- a CDS encoding NADH:ubiquinone reductase (Na(+)-transporting) subunit D: MSSAQNVKKSILAPVLDNNPIALQVLGVCSALAVTTKLETAFVMTLAVTFVTALSNFSVSLIRNHIPNSVRIIVQMAIIASLVIVVDQVLKAYLYDISKQLSVFVGLIITNCIVMGRAEAFAMKSAPIPSLIDGIGNGLGYGFVLITVGFFRELFGSGKLFGMEILPLVSNGGWYQPNGLMLLAPSAFFLIGFLIWAIRILKPEQVEAKE; this comes from the coding sequence ATGTCTAGTGCACAAAATGTTAAAAAGAGCATTCTAGCGCCAGTATTGGACAACAACCCAATCGCGCTACAGGTTCTTGGTGTATGTTCTGCTCTGGCAGTAACAACTAAACTAGAAACTGCGTTTGTTATGACGCTGGCAGTAACGTTTGTAACTGCTTTGTCTAACTTCTCGGTATCTCTAATCCGTAACCACATTCCTAACAGCGTACGTATCATCGTTCAGATGGCTATCATCGCATCGCTAGTAATCGTGGTAGACCAGGTGCTTAAAGCTTACCTTTACGATATCTCTAAACAGCTATCGGTATTCGTAGGCCTTATCATCACGAACTGTATCGTAATGGGTCGTGCTGAAGCATTCGCAATGAAATCTGCGCCAATCCCATCTCTTATCGATGGTATCGGTAACGGTCTTGGTTATGGTTTCGTTCTTATCACTGTTGGTTTCTTCCGTGAGCTATTCGGTTCAGGCAAACTATTTGGTATGGAAATCCTACCTCTAGTGAGCAACGGTGGTTGGTATCAGCCAAACGGCCTAATGCTTTTAGCGCCATCAGCATTCTTCCTAATCGGCTTCCTAATCTGGGCAATCCGTATTCTGAAACCAGAACAAGTAGAAGCGAAGGAGTAA
- the nqrE gene encoding NADH:ubiquinone reductase (Na(+)-transporting) subunit E yields the protein MEHYISLLVKSIFIENMALSFFLGMCTFLAVSKKVKTSFGLGVAVVVVLTIAVPVNNLVYNLVLRENALVEGVDLSFLNFITFIGVIAALVQILEMVLDRFFPPLYNALGIFLPLITVNCAIFGGVSFMVQRDYNFAESVVYGFGSGVGWMLAIVALAGIREKMKYSDVPPGLRGLGITFITVGLMALGFMSFSGVQL from the coding sequence ATGGAACATTACATTAGTCTGTTAGTTAAATCGATTTTCATCGAAAACATGGCTTTGTCTTTCTTCTTAGGTATGTGTACGTTTCTTGCGGTATCTAAGAAAGTTAAGACCTCTTTTGGTCTAGGTGTTGCGGTTGTAGTAGTACTTACTATCGCTGTTCCAGTAAACAACCTGGTTTACAACCTAGTATTGAGAGAAAACGCTTTAGTGGAAGGTGTCGATCTTAGCTTCCTAAACTTCATCACCTTTATCGGGGTAATCGCTGCACTTGTACAGATCCTAGAAATGGTGCTAGACCGTTTCTTCCCACCTCTGTACAACGCACTAGGCATCTTCCTACCGTTGATCACAGTAAACTGTGCGATCTTCGGTGGTGTATCTTTCATGGTACAACGTGACTACAACTTTGCTGAATCTGTTGTTTACGGTTTCGGTTCTGGTGTGGGCTGGATGTTAGCCATCGTTGCTCTTGCAGGTATCCGTGAGAAGATGAAGTACTCTGACGTACCTCCAGGTCTACGTGGTCTAGGCATCACGTTCATCACTGTAGGTCTAATGGCGTTAGGCTTTATGTCTTTCTCTGGTGTTCAACTGTAA
- the nqrF gene encoding NADH:ubiquinone reductase (Na(+)-transporting) subunit F: MDIILGVVMFTLIVLALVLVILFAKSKLVPTGDITISVNDDPNLAIVTQPGGKLLSALAGAGVFVSSACGGGGSCGQCRVKVKSGGGDILPTELDHITKGEAREGERLACQVAMKTDMDIELPEEIFGVKKWECTVISNDNKATFIKELKLQIPDGESVPFRAGGYIQIEAPAHHVKYADFDVPDEYREDWDKFNLFRYESKVNEETIRAYSMANYPEEEGIIMLNVRIATPPPNNPDVPPGIMSSYIWSLKEGDKCTISGPFGEFFAKDTDAEMVFVGGGAGMAPMRSHIFDQLKRLHSKRKMSFWYGARSKREMFYVEDFDGLQAENDNFVWHCALSDPMPEDNWDGYTGFIHNVLYENYLKDHEAPEDCEYYMCGPPMMNAAVIGMLKDLGVEDENILLDDFGG, from the coding sequence ATGGACATTATTCTTGGTGTAGTGATGTTTACTCTGATCGTACTTGCTCTAGTACTAGTGATTCTTTTCGCTAAGTCTAAGCTTGTACCAACAGGTGACATTACAATTTCTGTGAACGACGACCCTAATCTGGCGATCGTTACACAACCAGGTGGTAAACTACTTAGCGCTCTTGCTGGCGCTGGTGTATTCGTTTCTTCTGCCTGTGGTGGCGGTGGCTCATGTGGTCAGTGTCGCGTAAAAGTTAAATCTGGTGGTGGTGATATTCTACCTACCGAGCTTGACCACATTACTAAAGGTGAAGCACGTGAAGGCGAACGTCTGGCATGTCAAGTTGCAATGAAAACGGACATGGACATCGAACTTCCAGAAGAAATCTTCGGCGTTAAGAAGTGGGAATGTACGGTTATCTCTAACGATAACAAAGCGACATTCATCAAAGAGCTTAAGCTACAAATTCCAGATGGCGAATCAGTACCTTTCCGTGCTGGTGGTTACATCCAGATTGAAGCGCCTGCTCACCACGTGAAATACGCTGACTTCGATGTACCAGATGAGTACCGCGAAGACTGGGACAAATTTAACCTGTTCCGCTACGAGTCTAAAGTAAACGAGGAGACAATCCGCGCTTACTCAATGGCTAACTACCCAGAAGAAGAAGGTATTATTATGCTAAACGTGCGTATCGCTACGCCGCCGCCTAATAATCCTGATGTACCACCTGGTATCATGTCTTCATACATCTGGTCTCTTAAAGAAGGTGACAAGTGTACGATTTCTGGTCCATTTGGTGAGTTCTTCGCTAAAGATACGGATGCTGAAATGGTATTCGTTGGTGGTGGTGCTGGTATGGCTCCAATGCGTTCGCACATCTTCGACCAACTTAAGCGTCTGCACTCTAAGCGTAAGATGTCTTTCTGGTACGGTGCACGTTCTAAGCGTGAAATGTTCTACGTAGAAGATTTCGATGGCCTACAAGCAGAAAACGACAACTTCGTATGGCACTGTGCTCTATCTGACCCAATGCCAGAAGATAACTGGGATGGTTACACTGGTTTCATCCACAACGTACTGTACGAAAACTACCTGAAGGATCACGAAGCTCCTGAAGATTGTGAATACTACATGTGTGGTCCACCGATGATGAACGCGGCTGTTATCGGCATGCTGAAAGATCTAGGTGTAGAAGATGAAAACATCCTTCTAGATGACTTCGGTGGTTAA